DNA from Gemmatimonadota bacterium:
GACATAGTCCGCATGCACGTCGACCGACTCCTCGACCCACTGTCCGAGTTTCTCCTTTCCGGTCTCGAGCACGATCACGTGGGGGCGGCCGATGCCTTCGCGGCGGTAGTGGGTACCGACCGGCACGGTGGTGCTCCAGACATATTTCAGGGTCTTGGGCACGCCGATGAAGTTCTGGTCCAGGACCACGTATACGGCCACGGAACTGTCGTTTTTGGAACGGATACGTTCATCGCCGTCTTCGGGAAGGACCGTCGCCCTCCACCGCCAGGACAGCACCGGGTATTCGTTCGCATCCCATTCATTGACTTGCTTGAGAATGATGACGGAGGAACCGTCGTCGGCCGCGTGGAGATACCGGTTGCCCTTCTCCTCCCGTATCGTGTACAAACTGCGGGCCAGGTCGTCGTCGCCCCGCCAGGCTTTCCAGGTCGGGGGAAAGCCGCCCGGGGCCGAATCGTCGAAGGCTTCGATCGTGATGGACTTTCGTTGGCCATCGCCCCGCTGGGGAGGGGACGCATAGTCCGCATGGTCCGCATAGTCCGCATGGTCCGCATGGTCCGCATGGTCCGCCCGCGCGACACCCGGAACGAACGAGCCGGTCCGCGGCCATGCCGTCCAGGCCGTCCTGGACTCTCGGGCCGTCAGTACCTGTGGCTCAAAGTCCGTGCGAAGGACGGAAGACGGATCGATGTATGCGGCGCAGATCAGCAGGCCGGCGCCCGCCAGCAAACCGAACGCCCTGCCGGCCGGCCAACCCCGCGCGCTTCTTGTCGGCGTGCCCCGCGCCTTGTACGCCGGCGTGCCCCGCGCCCTGCCCGCCGATATACCACGTCCCATGTCCGTCTCCCCACGCCTATGGTTCATTCCCATCCTCCGTTCCGTGCTTCAAACGCGGCACCGTGATCAGCGCCGCCCATTGTAAATCCCGTTACCGGTCACATGATCGAGTTCGGCCAGCGAAACCCGGTACTGGTACAGCGACTGCCGGTACGCATGTTGCATCTTCGCATGCGCGGTAAACGCGTCCAGCAGTTCCGAACTGTCTCCGGTAACATCGAAACCCAGTTGAGCCGATGTCAGCCATGCCCTTGCAGAGCGAAGGGCCCGGTCGCTGTTGACCACGTTGGTACGGGACTCGATCACGTCGCGGTAGGTCTGCTCCACCTGCAGCGCAACCGCGCTCATCGCCTGGGATTCCTTGCTCACCAGCGCTTCCAGTTCCACCTTGCGGGCAAGGTACTTCGCGCGGGTCAGGCCGAAATTGAAGTTCTGGCGCAAGGTAATCACGGCACCGCCGCGTAGGAAATTGAACTCGTCCCTGAGAAAAGGATTGTCGAGCTCCGGCCTGTGCGGCGCGATGCCCCACTGGAGCGATCCCGCCAGGGCGATCTGGGGGTAGAAGTCGCTCCTGGCCACCTTCAGCAGCGCCCGGCGGGCCAGTACTCCGGCCCTCAGCTGCCGGATGTCGTATCGCCGGTTCTTCGCCTGTTCTATATAAACGTCCAGTTCTTCGAGGTCCGCCGGTTCGATCTCCGCGGTCGTATGGACGATATCGAAATCAACGGAGCGGTCTATTTCGAGCAGGGCCTTCAGCGCCGCCCTCCCCATTACGATCGAATTCTCGGCCCGCGCCCGGCTCTGCTGCACCTCGAATTCGAAGACATCGATTTTCAACAGGTCGTTCTGGCCGACGTCTTCCGAGTCCTCCTCGATCATCTCGTTTACGCGGTCCCGGGCCTCCTGTACCTTTTCTACGCTATCCAGGATGATGTCCCTGAGTTCCCCCGCCAGTACGAGTCCGTAGAACAGCTTCTTCACCTGGAACGCCACGTCGAACTTCCGGGACTCCACGGCCGCCTCGCCCGCTTCGAGACCGTACCCGGCCGCCTTCTTCGCGTTACTGAGTTTCCCGAAGGTGTACAGCGGCTGGACCAGTTCGATCTGCGTGCGTGAGAAAACGCCCAGATCGGTCAGGTCGCTCCGGATGGTCTCGATCTGTTCCGTGTCGCCTTCTATCCCCGGCGCGGGACCGAAGATATTGGTCCACTGCAACCGGGGCGTAATGCCCGCGAATCTCGCTTCGCTCAGCCTGGCTTCCAGGCCTTCGACGGTAAGGACCGCCTGTTCGATATCCGGACTGACCCGCAACGCCCGGTCCACGCATTGTTCCAGCGTCATCCGGACAGCCTGGTTGGCCTGGTCGGCCTGATCGGCCTGGTCGGCCTGGTCGGCCTGGATGGGTCCTCCCGGGTCCTGCGCGAATACCGGTCCTGCGATCAGCGATACCGTCAGGATGTGGACCAGAATACGAAACACGATGCCTCCGCTTCTCGCAGGGGTCTTCTCACCGTACAGGTTGACGCGCCGTGATAGATGCAGTCGCCGACCCACCGAAATTTCCGACTCGCCTCACGCGTCGACCCACCGTAATCGGATATGCACGCTTTCTCAAGTATATTAGACGCATTCGTCCACCTATTGATCCAACAAATAGCGATGGCCGGTCCATGCACGGCGGTGGCACATCCGGCGAGCGTACCCGGTTCCCTTCGTTCTCTCGACCGGCGGAATCAGGACCTGTCGGCAGGCGACGGTTGCGACAGCAGCCAGATCGCCCGCGTCCAATGGAACGCCGCCGTGATCACTGTCCAGATCGCCACGCAGGTGAACGCTTCCTCCAGCATGCCGACCGCCATACCCGCGAGCAGCAGCAGGACATTCGTAT
Protein-coding regions in this window:
- a CDS encoding DUF3047 domain-containing protein, translating into MGMNHRRGETDMGRGISAGRARGTPAYKARGTPTRSARGWPAGRAFGLLAGAGLLICAAYIDPSSVLRTDFEPQVLTARESRTAWTAWPRTGSFVPGVARADHADHADHADYADHADYASPPQRGDGQRKSITIEAFDDSAPGGFPPTWKAWRGDDDLARSLYTIREEKGNRYLHAADDGSSVIILKQVNEWDANEYPVLSWRWRATVLPEDGDERIRSKNDSSVAVYVVLDQNFIGVPKTLKYVWSTTVPVGTHYRREGIGRPHVIVLETGKEKLGQWVEESVDVHADYVRIFGKKPPRKAVGIGILTDGNATGTDSRGDYDDFVVHRRDTGS
- a CDS encoding TolC family protein, which encodes MFRILVHILTVSLIAGPVFAQDPGGPIQADQADQADQADQANQAVRMTLEQCVDRALRVSPDIEQAVLTVEGLEARLSEARFAGITPRLQWTNIFGPAPGIEGDTEQIETIRSDLTDLGVFSRTQIELVQPLYTFGKLSNAKKAAGYGLEAGEAAVESRKFDVAFQVKKLFYGLVLAGELRDIILDSVEKVQEARDRVNEMIEEDSEDVGQNDLLKIDVFEFEVQQSRARAENSIVMGRAALKALLEIDRSVDFDIVHTTAEIEPADLEELDVYIEQAKNRRYDIRQLRAGVLARRALLKVARSDFYPQIALAGSLQWGIAPHRPELDNPFLRDEFNFLRGGAVITLRQNFNFGLTRAKYLARKVELEALVSKESQAMSAVALQVEQTYRDVIESRTNVVNSDRALRSARAWLTSAQLGFDVTGDSSELLDAFTAHAKMQHAYRQSLYQYRVSLAELDHVTGNGIYNGRR